Part of the Scomber japonicus isolate fScoJap1 chromosome 6, fScoJap1.pri, whole genome shotgun sequence genome, GAGTAGATGAAGTTAAAACCTGTGTAAATGAGTTTTTTCTGAACTTTGGGTCACTGCGTGTGGCTTCTCCTCTGGATCTGTGAGTGGTCCAGTGCAGACGTCTCCCTCTGGTGTGTGATACAACTCTGAGGTggaaaaaagcaaacacaaactAACATTAAACTACACAGAGTACCATAAACAGCAAACAGTTACAACACTAATTTGTACAATACTCTTACCGCCTCTTATTAAGGAACTAAAAATGTCCAATAACATCtttgcagataatgtctgatgaaCACAGGATGGACCAATATTCAACTACTTACATATTATTTAATAAGTAGGTTCTTATCTTATAAAGTCTGGATGATGAACTTTTAAGGAACTGGCCAATCAGGACAAAATTATTgctaaaataatacatttcaatgTCCTCAATCACTCAGAAAAGTTTCCTAACCAAACCCTGAATCAACCAGACAGACAAGAAGTTACCGTGCATGCTGCTTTCTACTAAAAACAGGACTCTGACATCTGTGGACCTGCCTGTGGCTGTGTTGGGTCCTGGTTTCAGTGGAAATTATCAtcacgtctctctctctttcttgacGGTGACGTCTCCACTTGCAGCTCCGGCTCCGGCCCCGGATGCAGCTCCTGGCCCAGGCCCAGGCCCGGTCCCCGCTCCAGATGCAGCGGCCGATgcagctcctgctcctgctgcacCGGTGCCCAGTATAGTGGAGACCTCTCCCTGCATGAAGGCCCAAGGAGGACTGTTGGGAGAGTTATCCAACGGACAGCGCTCTCCGCTGGGGCAGTACACCTCCCCATCACCCCGTCGGCTCTGGATGTACACTCTGGTGCAGGGGAAGCAGAACCTACATTTGGTAGATTGAGAGAAGACATATGAATAAGGGATAACAGCACTGAAAACTAATATTTATTTCAGTAATAATCATTCATTCAATTATTGttcaggaaaataaataatggtTAGTCTATAAAGTGTGAAACCTAATAACCACAAACTATCAGAGGCCAAGTGAGGATGTAAATTACTTAACAGCACTGACTAGCAGCCACTAAATAAAGCATGTAAACATAAGCAAAGCCACAATTTGCATTGTGAAAATGTAACAAGCAAATGCTCAATTCTGATACCAAGATTGATTAACCACTGTTCAAATATGTAGTCATTAATGTCCTATCAAGCCACATAATAACTGGTCCAGTGGTTGTTTCAGGCCATTAACTACACACCGACACTTAAACCCGTGCAAAAACGGTAAACATACAAACCTGTGCCCTGGCACTGATGGACACTGGACAAAGTGTGTGTCTTCCAGCCTCTCGTGACACAAGGTGCAGGACAGAGTGTTTCCGGTTGAGTGGGTGTTGTTTGCTGACGCTGATCCCAGCTCGGAGGCACCACTGTGGGGTAAAGCTGCAGCTGTGGTGGCTGCTTCTGCAGAGGAGCTGGATCCCAGGGGCTCTCCTCCTGACCTCGCGGCCAAGGGTCGTGGTTGCCTGGCTGGGGATGAGGCAGGCTTTGGGCTTGTCTGGCTCACACCTCCAGCCatggaggaggacgaggaaggGAGGCCTGTGTTTTTGCCGGTGCTACTGCTAGCCACAGACGTGTGGACCTGCGTCTGTATCTTGGACTGGTTCTGGGATGCACTCAGCTCCCGCTCAAGCTCCGGAGCTGAGATGTAAGGGCCTATCCCCATTCCTATTCCCAGCTGTCTGCGGCTCATCTCGGCCAACACCGGAGCAGGGAAGATCATGGGGCTGCTCATAGGGGCGGTCCTGGCGGTCAGACCCGCCGGCATGCCTGCAAGCAGCCCATGAGGGATCCCTGCAATACTTTGAGTTACTAGACTGGGAGGGATGGCAGCGCCTAGCATGGGTCTCCTGCTCCCGCTAGGGCTCT contains:
- the irf2bp1 gene encoding interferon regulatory factor 2-binding protein 1, which gives rise to MSSPSSSRRQWCYLCDLPKMPWTVVWDFSEVVCRGCVNYEGANQIEFLIASARQLKRTHGMQDGNVRSPGPSPNKHGTTGRGEAVADGGRPHTDRFERGGRGESAGSAIRVPPNGLHRDGQPPPEVNRQSPSGSRRPMLGAAIPPSLVTQSIAGIPHGLLAGMPAGLTARTAPMSSPMIFPAPVLAEMSRRQLGIGMGIGPYISAPELERELSASQNQSKIQTQVHTSVASSSTGKNTGLPSSSSSMAGGVSQTSPKPASSPARQPRPLAARSGGEPLGSSSSAEAATTAAALPHSGASELGSASANNTHSTGNTLSCTLCHERLEDTHFVQCPSVPGHRFCFPCTRVYIQSRRGDGEVYCPSGERCPLDNSPNSPPWAFMQGEVSTILGTGAAGAGAASAAASGAGTGPGPGPGAASGAGAGAASGDVTVKKERET